One genomic region from Vibrio sp. SCSIO 43137 encodes:
- a CDS encoding BCCT family transporter: protein MSNAMKKGAIDKAVFFPALIVTLIMGVYFLFDPKGSATLLGKIHSFTTHELGWFFLIATFAAVLFCIYLAMSRYGGIVMGEKGEKPEYKTFTWLGMIFTSGTGGSVLYLGAVEWIWIMQAPPFGIEAGSADAARWASAYGMFHWGPSAWAWYIAAAIPMAYFFYVRKQKSMKMSEFARPLLGKASDGIGGHTLNFLYMFGMIGGVMTSLALGTPLISGTIVYFLGLEQSNAFIDTLVIFLWTFIPLVALIFGLKRGVSKLSEWNVRMDIVMLVLIVVLGPTSFILNQSVDGLGLMLQNFIYMSFVTDMLRETGFPQGWTVFYFAWWVVYALPFGLFIAKISRGRTIREIVMGGLIAGSLGCMVFYMVLPGFGIHLQTSGQADLMTIMNEAGRGQVVIEMLQHLPASWLFVPAFGIITLISYITGHCAVGYSLAAASQEEMEQDEDPAKWNVAFWLILAGVVSLGLYFINPESLKPLQTVSILTGLPLVFVCYIVAHSFMKQLHLDCPEGIPQADGQGRVYLDVDTETKPKQQEQAEEVLATQS from the coding sequence ATGTCAAACGCTATGAAAAAAGGTGCAATAGATAAAGCGGTGTTTTTCCCCGCGCTTATTGTGACCTTGATTATGGGGGTCTACTTTCTGTTTGATCCTAAAGGCAGCGCCACCCTTCTGGGTAAGATCCACTCATTTACTACCCATGAACTGGGCTGGTTCTTCCTGATCGCAACCTTTGCTGCTGTACTGTTTTGTATCTACCTGGCAATGTCTCGTTACGGCGGTATTGTTATGGGTGAAAAAGGTGAGAAGCCGGAATACAAAACCTTTACCTGGTTAGGTATGATTTTTACCTCTGGTACAGGTGGTAGTGTGCTTTACCTTGGTGCGGTTGAGTGGATTTGGATTATGCAGGCTCCACCGTTTGGCATTGAAGCGGGTTCTGCAGACGCAGCACGCTGGGCTTCTGCTTACGGCATGTTCCACTGGGGACCTTCCGCATGGGCATGGTATATCGCTGCGGCAATTCCAATGGCTTACTTCTTCTATGTACGTAAACAAAAATCAATGAAGATGAGTGAATTTGCCCGTCCGCTACTGGGTAAAGCTTCTGACGGAATCGGAGGTCATACGCTGAACTTCCTCTACATGTTTGGCATGATCGGCGGTGTAATGACATCTCTTGCACTGGGTACTCCGCTTATCTCAGGTACGATTGTTTACTTCCTGGGTTTAGAGCAGAGCAACGCCTTTATCGATACTCTGGTTATTTTCCTCTGGACTTTCATCCCGCTGGTAGCGCTTATCTTTGGTCTTAAACGCGGTGTTTCCAAGCTGAGTGAATGGAACGTGCGAATGGATATCGTAATGCTGGTGCTGATCGTTGTACTTGGTCCTACGTCGTTTATCCTTAACCAATCTGTTGATGGTCTTGGCCTGATGCTGCAAAACTTTATCTATATGAGTTTTGTAACTGATATGCTGCGCGAAACAGGCTTCCCGCAAGGATGGACAGTATTCTACTTCGCATGGTGGGTAGTATATGCCCTGCCATTCGGTCTGTTTATTGCCAAGATCTCCCGTGGCCGTACTATCCGTGAGATTGTTATGGGGGGCCTTATTGCCGGTTCTCTGGGCTGTATGGTGTTCTACATGGTGCTACCGGGCTTTGGTATTCACCTACAGACATCTGGTCAGGCTGACCTAATGACTATTATGAACGAAGCGGGTCGTGGTCAGGTTGTTATCGAAATGCTGCAACACCTGCCGGCTTCTTGGTTATTCGTACCTGCGTTTGGCATCATTACTCTGATTTCCTATATCACAGGTCACTGTGCAGTAGGCTACTCTCTGGCTGCGGCAAGTCAGGAAGAGATGGAGCAGGACGAAGATCCGGCAAAATGGAACGTGGCTTTCTGGTTGATTCTAGCGGGTGTTGTTTCTCTTGGCCTGTACTTCATTAACCCTGAGTCTCTGAAACCACTTCAGACAGTATCTATTCTTACTGGTCTGCCTCTGGTGTTTGTTTGCTATATCGTGGCACACAGCTTTATGAAACAGCTTCATCTGGATTGTCCTGAAGGCATCCCTCAGGCCGACGGTC
- the ptsP gene encoding phosphoenolpyruvate--protein phosphotransferase, which translates to MVGIVVVSHSRLLAEGVAELAAQMTQGKVAIATAGGIDDPDNPIGTDGVKVMEAIESVFDESGVLVLMDMGSALLSTEMALEILPPEIAEKVTLCAAPIVEGTMAASVAAMTGQPMEAVVSEAESALMAKCAHLGVEVPESPAQAEAETNNSLPELSSECWTVQNPHGLHARPSASLVAEMAAFDANVWLVKGEKRVNAKSLNAIAALGVVLGDKVTLIASGSDAQKAVDGFVALAHNHFNEDITAQPEKEPAEPEQETIAEQVEGALTGLSVCAGIVSGPVMHFANAMPDIPQRDFTSVSEESWRFFQAVEAVKLQIKAQETEALSKAGAEHAAIFEAHIMLLTDPELEQAVVEGISSTVIAEQACLNVITDLAAVYAASESRYLQEREADVWDVGRQLMVELCGGETAGQTISEPCILAADDLSPSDTAKLDPAMVLGICLSGGGKTSHSAILARAMGIPALVKVQGLEQIENGSIVTLDGFGGLLWLTPDADTSARLEQQRDEWLSESKRQRELANQPAVTLDGKRIDVLANIGGLEDVESALQSGAEGVGLLRTEFLFQECEVLPTEDEQFDTYSAIAKALEGRPLTIRSLDVGGDKPMPAYPLPEEENPFLGLRGVRLCLADEALFKVQLRAVLRAASQHPSIQLMVPMIANVQELVQVKRLIAQCREELNLPEQRYPMKVGIMIEVPSAVFCADELAKEADFFSIGTNDLTQYVMAADRGNPAVAELVSYQQPALIRALEMTCKAAQSAGIPVSMCGEMAGDSQVTQLLLDMGLTKLSASASLIPALKDKVRNCEVRPEIAMV; encoded by the coding sequence GGAGGCGATTGAGTCAGTATTTGATGAAAGTGGTGTCTTAGTGCTGATGGACATGGGTAGCGCCCTGCTTAGCACTGAAATGGCGCTGGAAATTTTGCCGCCGGAAATCGCAGAAAAAGTGACACTATGCGCCGCGCCTATTGTGGAAGGTACTATGGCTGCATCAGTTGCAGCTATGACCGGCCAGCCAATGGAAGCCGTAGTGTCAGAAGCGGAAAGTGCACTGATGGCCAAATGCGCGCATTTGGGCGTTGAAGTGCCGGAATCACCTGCACAGGCCGAGGCAGAAACGAATAACAGTCTGCCGGAGCTGAGTAGTGAATGCTGGACTGTGCAAAACCCACATGGTTTACATGCCCGGCCATCAGCATCACTGGTAGCAGAAATGGCTGCTTTCGACGCTAATGTCTGGTTGGTAAAAGGTGAAAAACGAGTTAATGCAAAAAGCCTCAATGCAATCGCAGCCCTTGGGGTTGTATTGGGTGATAAGGTAACGCTGATTGCGTCAGGCAGTGACGCTCAGAAAGCGGTGGATGGATTTGTTGCGCTGGCACACAATCATTTCAATGAAGACATTACTGCACAACCTGAAAAAGAACCGGCAGAACCTGAGCAGGAGACGATTGCTGAGCAGGTTGAAGGCGCCCTGACAGGCCTTTCTGTTTGTGCGGGTATCGTCAGTGGCCCAGTGATGCACTTTGCCAATGCGATGCCGGATATTCCTCAACGCGATTTTACCTCTGTATCTGAAGAGAGCTGGCGTTTTTTCCAGGCTGTGGAAGCGGTTAAGCTGCAAATAAAAGCACAGGAAACGGAAGCGCTGAGCAAAGCGGGTGCGGAACACGCTGCTATTTTCGAAGCGCATATTATGCTGCTGACGGATCCCGAGCTTGAACAGGCTGTGGTGGAAGGGATAAGCAGTACCGTCATTGCTGAGCAAGCCTGCCTGAATGTGATTACCGATTTGGCGGCAGTGTATGCCGCTTCAGAAAGCCGTTACCTGCAGGAGCGTGAAGCGGATGTATGGGATGTTGGTCGTCAGTTGATGGTTGAGCTGTGTGGTGGTGAAACAGCAGGTCAGACAATTTCTGAACCGTGCATATTAGCCGCTGACGATTTATCACCTTCGGATACCGCTAAATTGGATCCGGCAATGGTACTGGGCATCTGTTTAAGCGGGGGAGGGAAAACGTCCCATAGCGCTATTCTGGCTCGTGCTATGGGTATTCCTGCGTTGGTTAAGGTACAAGGGCTGGAGCAGATAGAAAACGGTAGCATTGTTACTCTGGATGGCTTCGGTGGTCTTTTATGGCTGACTCCGGATGCAGACACTTCAGCTCGTCTGGAACAGCAGCGTGATGAATGGTTGTCAGAATCGAAAAGGCAGCGTGAGCTGGCGAATCAGCCGGCAGTGACTCTGGATGGCAAACGCATTGATGTTCTGGCAAATATTGGTGGTCTGGAAGATGTTGAAAGTGCACTTCAGTCTGGTGCAGAAGGTGTTGGTTTACTTAGAACTGAGTTTCTGTTTCAGGAGTGTGAGGTATTACCGACAGAAGATGAACAGTTTGACACCTATAGTGCAATTGCGAAAGCGCTGGAAGGCCGTCCGCTGACGATCCGCAGCTTAGATGTGGGTGGTGATAAACCGATGCCGGCCTACCCGCTTCCGGAAGAAGAAAACCCTTTCCTTGGTTTGCGTGGTGTTCGCCTGTGTCTGGCTGATGAAGCTCTGTTTAAGGTACAACTTCGTGCCGTGCTTCGTGCTGCAAGCCAACATCCGTCAATTCAGCTGATGGTGCCGATGATCGCCAATGTGCAAGAGTTGGTACAGGTGAAGCGGCTAATTGCTCAGTGTCGTGAGGAACTTAACCTGCCGGAACAGCGTTATCCAATGAAGGTGGGTATTATGATTGAGGTTCCGTCGGCTGTATTTTGTGCCGATGAACTTGCAAAAGAAGCAGACTTTTTCTCTATTGGTACCAATGACTTAACTCAGTACGTCATGGCTGCAGACAGGGGGAATCCGGCGGTAGCAGAACTGGTCAGTTATCAGCAGCCAGCTCTTATCCGTGCACTGGAAATGACCTGTAAGGCGGCTCAGTCTGCCGGTATACCTGTCAGCATGTGCGGTGAAATGGCCGGTGATAGTCAGGTGACACAATTACTGCTTGATATGGGGCTGACTAAGCTGAGTGCAAGTGCCAGTCTTATTCCGGCACTAAAAGATAAAGTAAGAAATTGCGAAGTTAGGCCTGAAATCGCTATGGTGTAA